A region of the Granulicella aggregans genome:
CCCCCGCCGGTCGATCGCCGTATCTAGGTGGGGACCGTTTTCCTGTGACCAAGGACTTGCTCAAGGAGAATGTCGATCGCCGTGACGCGAACAACCTCTACTCGACGCAGTGCTCGGATCACTATCCGCCCTGCGTAACGGCCTCTATGAATATCCACACCGCGATCCTGGAACAAAGCCGTCAGGTGCGGGTCTGGGTGATTATTGGTGGGTTGTCTGGCCTTTGCCTGGGTCTCGTCTACATGCTCTTAATCAAGCAAGAAAAGGGCATCGAACGACAACTTCGGCGCGCCATCAGGCAGAACCGTCTGCGCGTCGTCTACCAGCCATTGGTAGACCTCGTTTCCATGAAGGTGGTCGGAGCCGAGGCGCTGGTGCGCTGGACCGACGAGGATGGACTCGTTATCTCCCCACAGGTTTTTATACAAATTGCTGAGCAGCGTGGTTTTGTGAACCTGATTACTGCATGGGTCGTCCGCCAAGTGATCGCTGATTTCGGTCCCTGCTTTCACCGAAACAAGGACTTCTTCATTAACGTAAATGTTGCTGCCTCTGACTTGTCCGATACGGCACTCTTGCCCATGCTGGAGGCTTCTCTCCGCGCCGCTGGAGCTTCGCCGCGCAACCTGGTCATCGAGATCACGGAAGGAGCAACGGTCCGGCATCGCGTTGCCATGGAGGCGGTCGCACAGCTTAGAGGCCGCGGCTATCGCGTCTTCATTGACGACTTTGGGACCGGCTACTCGAGCCTCGCCTATCTCAAGGATCTTACGGTTGATGGCATCAAGATCGATAAAGCATTTACGCAGACGATCGGGACTGATTCGGTCACGGTCGGTATCCTGCCGCAGATTTTGGCCATGGGAGAAGTGCTAAAACTGACTGTCGTCGCTGAGGGCATCGAGACTCAGGCACAGTGCGCCTACTATCGAGCAAGGGGACTTCCACTCCTTGCGCAGGGCTGGCTTTTCGGCCACGCGGTCACTCTGGAAGAGTTCCATGACCGGTGGTTGGTGAGCGAGAAGCCGCTTATCAATACCTGCTCGGTAGGAGAAACGACCGTTCGCTAGTCCCCTCATGCAGGGGCGTCGCCGGGAGCACTCGAAGGTCGTCTTAAGAGCTTCCGAGGAAACCTCCAGGCCGATGCCTGCGCGGGATTTCATCGGCTCTCCGAAGGTTCGCTTCCGCAAGGGTGCTAAGGCACTTCTTGCAGGCAGGATTCAAAGCGCAGCAGACTCGTTATTGCAATATGCTTCCCACGCCCGTGCTGCTGTAGCGGATGTCGTTGTATGTGTAGCCGAGGATATTCAAGTCATATGTGATCGTAACGGTTACGTATACACCAGAGCCGATGACATTGCCGTTGGGGTAACTTGAAGTGATGGACCCAAGTGTTCGCGGGAAAGCTGAAGACATAGGGCCTGACGATATTGTTGAGGTCTTGCTGGGTTGCAGCAGAGTAACTGGTGGCGCTATGAAGGGTGGAGTAGCGTAGGGCCGCGCGGCTGGCGAAGTTGGTATTCCCGATGCGGAAGATCATGAGACTGAATCCGAAGATCATGAGGAAGAGAACCGGCAGAATCAGAGCGGTCTCAATGAGCGAATTGCCGTCCTCTCGCCGTAGGCCGCGGTTCAGACGTCGGAAGCAACGAAGCGGATTAAGGACGACTTCCGTCATCAGTTCGTTCCCGTCCACGGAGTGGGTGCGATGGCTACTGATTTCACCGTATATGTAAGCGGCAGGCCTTTGATGGAGAAAAGGAGTGGAAGCTGGGCAGTGGCAGTGACTTGGATGTACTGATTAGGGATCCCGTACGAGCCACAGGAGGTATGGCTCGTACAGAGGATTTGAGAGCTACCTGAGGCGCAGAGGCAATATTGGGTAGCATTAATGCTATATCCGGGATGCCGCTTGCGGAGGAGGTTCCGACCGACTTGGTGTAGTTCAGATTGTTGGCCCATGGGAATGTGGTGGCGGCTTCCGCGGCGGAACGTGCGGAATCTGCGACAAGAAGATCTTGATGCAATATGACTCCGAAATCGACGACGGCAATGAGCATCAGGATCATGACGGGAAGGATGAGCGCGACCTCAATGAGGGAACTGCCTTCGTTTCTACGAACAAATTTAGGCGTGAATGTCATTGGACGAGGCTCGGAAAGAGGCGGAGCGGGTTGCCCGCAGGCAGAGGTGCGTAGTTGTTGGCCGGCGTGACCCCGGCGTCATAGTTGTACATGTTTGCCACCACCATATTGAGGTAATTCGGAACTCTGGAATGCAGTGTTCGCTGCCTAATCGAAAACCACGTCGCCAGAAGAACCGCGGCCGTCGAGAAATTTGCACCAGAGCCATCGTGAGATCACGGACGACAGTGCGGTGCGATGACGGCAGAGCTCTATAAGCGCTTGATGGTTGACGGTGGTGCGGGAGTGGAGCGATCGCTCAGCAGCCAGTCGATGTAGGTGGTGACGTCGGTCTCGCGGGCTTCTCCCATGATGCGACCAATGGGCGTGCCATCCTTGTCAAGGATGATGGTTGACGGCAGGGCGTTGCCCAAAGCCAGACGGTCGAGTGTGCCGATGTCGGCACCGGTCCAGACCTCAAGCGAAAGGTTCTGCTCCTGAATGTAAGGACTAATCTTTGAGCGGGTTTTGGAATCGTCGGCGGAGATGGCGATGAAGCGGATGCCTTTGTTGGCGTAGCGCTGCTTGAGTGTGGAGAGGCGTGGGAGCTCCTCTTTGCAGGGACCGCACCATGTGGCCCAGAAGCTGACGACGGTGATGGAGCCGCGAAGGTCGGAGAGCTTCTGGATGTGACCCGTCAGGTCCTGAAACTTAAGGTCGGGAACCGGCTTCGCCCCTGCGGTAAGGGCAAAGCCGGCGATAGCGATGGTGATCGCGAGAGTGAGAAGTTTCTTCATGGATGAGTGCATGAGTTAGAACCTGCGGGTGTAGCTGGCAAGCCAGACGTACTGTGCGAAGGCTGCGTCGCCGTGGGTCCCGTAGACACTGTCGGGGTAGCTGACGGTGCGGTCGCGACGGACGGCCTTGTAGACGCCGGCGGAGAGGATGTTTCCGCTGCGGGTGTACTCGAGGCCAGGACCGAGGGTGACTGCGTAGCCGGGGCGGCGAAAGCCGTCGTTGCTTACGGGGAAGAGGTTGTAGGCGGGCACACCTTCCCAGCGCGGCCCGACGGTGGCGGTGAGGCCGGGAGCCTTGGAGATCGGGAACGCGAGGCCGGCTTCGAGGAGGTACTGGTCGGCGATGGAGTTGAAGTCGTTGAGCGGCGTGGTGGTGCTGGTGGAGCGCTGCACGCCGTCGGTGCCACCGTTCATGGCGATGTAGTTGCCGTCGGTGTAGAGGGTGAGGTTTTGATGCAGGGTGGTGTAAGCGGACCAGTTGAGGACGCCTCCCCAACCGCCGGTGCCGGGCTGAATGGAGTAGTCGACGGGCGCGGTGGTTGTGGTGGTGACGCCGGTGGTGGCGTTGGTGGAGCTGGTGGTGTTCTTTACGTCGTCGTTGCCGGTGGGGAGATACGCGCCGAGGCCGACGGAGGCGTTCCAGCGGGTAGCTTTCGAGGGATTTCGGATCCAGGAGTTGACGGTGACGATCATGTCGCCGACGCCGGTGGCCTGGTATTCGATGGGTGAGCTCTGCGATTTGCGCGAGGCCCATAGCTCAGGGATGTCCATACTGACGCTGACGCGGGGCGTGACCTGGTAGGTGATGCCGAGGGTCGCGAGGTTAATGCGATTCTCAACCTGCGTTCCCTGCTGGGCGCGGTACTCCTGGTAGACGTCGCCGACATAGTGCTGGTAGGAGAACTGATGGCGCTCGCCGATGGTTACCTGCCAGTGGCCGGGCTGGAGATAGCCTCCCTGTTCGGTGGGAAGGCCAGCTTGCTCTGGTGAACGGGCGAGGATGCAACCCTGCGAGTGGGCGGCGACCGCGCCAACGGTGAAGAGGAGGGCAAAGAGAGGGGCAGAGATGCGGTGAAGCTTGAAGCTCATTGGAGATGTCCTTGGATTCATGCAGGCGCAGGTTCGCGATCATGTGGCGGGGTGGCCCGCGTACACGTTGGCGGCGTGCGTGGGTGCATATTTTGTGCTCACGCGATCTTAGGAAGTTGCTATGAAAGGCGCATCCACCGGAAGGATGAAATTGCTGGGCGTGCCGTAGAGGGTGCCACAGTAAGTAATACCTAGTTCTTAACAGGAGGGTTACAGGTGCGTTTGCCGATCGGCATGCAAGCTCGACGGCGGTGCAGTGGGCTGACACTCCCGCAATGTATGGTCCGCCGTCTGACTGCAAGGGAAAAGTTGAGGGTGAAGGAAAGTCTGCGTCAATGTATCCGGCCTTTGTTGGAGGTTGAGTCTCCTGGCCATGATGAGATACGCGCGTACCTGCCCTGCTAAGTCGGTCGGCCGGTGATGGCCATTTGCGGGATCAGGTTTCAGGTCCGCCGTTTTGACTGTTCTTTCATCCTGCTCGTTCCGGTGCAGGCCTCGGTGGGAAACTCAAATTGTAGCCCTGAAGTGACGCGGAACGGCTTAGGCAGCTATTGCCTCAGCTGCACCGCGATATTCCTCGCCGGTTGAGAGGACTGCCCATGCGATCCGCGCCAGCTTGTTCGCAGCCGCGACGATCAGCACATTGCGTGGAGCTCTCGCTTCAAGCGCTGTCATCCATGGACCCATCGCCAGTCGATCTCGCTTGCATCGCAGAACGACTACCCGTGCCCCGTGGATCAGGATCCTGCGCAGATAGCGGTTGCCCCGCTTACTGATGCCAGAGAGCTTCGCTCTCCCGCCAGTTGAGTACTGCTTCGGCACAAGTCCCATCCAAGCAGCGAACCCTCGTCCCTTACGAAACGCGGCACCGTTGCCGATCGCGGCCACAATCGCTGTTGCGATTAAGGGTCCTATCCCGGGGATCTGGCGCAGACGAATGCAGGCAGCGTCGCTCGAGGCGATCTGTTCCACTTCAAGGTTAAGATCGACGACCTGCTGTTCAAGATTCTTCCACTCGTTCCAGAGTAAAGCGAGCAGGTTCCGCATCCGTGGAGTCAGGTCTTGCTCAGCGTTCTCCAGGACCTGTGGTATCCGCTCTCGAAGTTTCGCCGGACTCTTAGCGAAGACCAGGCCACGCTCAAGCGGGAATGCGCGGAGCTGGTTGATCACCGACGTGCGCCGTGTGATCAATCGCTCACGCACACGATGCAGCGCCTGAAGGTCAAGCTGGTCGTATGTCTTAATGGGAACGAAACGCATGTTGTGGCGATCAACAGCCTCCGCGATCGCCTCCGCATCAAGGAAGTCGTTCTTGTTCGACTTCACGAAGGGCTTCACAAACTGCGCCGGAATGAGCTTCACGTCATGGCCTTGTTCACGAAGAGTCCGTCCCAGGAAGTGCGCTCCGGAACACGCCTCCATCCAATCAAAGCGGTCTGCATGTTGGCAGTGAAGATAATCAGCTGCTTCTGAGAGAACTTCTTCCTCAACAGGATCTTGCCGCTATCGCCGAGAGCTACGAGGTGAAAGGTCGTCTTGCCAAGGTCAATGCCAACTGAGCGAATCTGCATGTCGATGGTCCTCCTTGAACCTGCCTTCAAGATCCTCCACACTGTGTGTGGAGTTCAAGCGGCGGACCATCTCAGTCGTCGGGGTTTTGAGAAACTACGTCAGCAACGGCCGACCGAGCCGATCCGGTTTCCCATAACGCCGTTTTCGTGGGAGCGAACTGGTCAATGAGCGACTCGGTCTGTTGCGTCGGTTGAGCTTATTTGCTGTCGATCTTCCTGGCGGTTAAGTCAGAATCGATTGGCCGCCGGGTCACGGTGCGACTTGCGATGGAAGTCACAGGCAACCCGATCTTCTGCACAAGGGACTGGAAACGTGGTTCACTCTGCAGAAAATCGAATGCGGGATCCGTGGCGATCATAAGGAGCCCAAAATCGTGCAGGCGAAATGCCTCTTCAAGCATTGAGAGCGTGGGTTCCTTCTCGCCGAGTTCAGCGTGGTAGGTTGCCAGCGCCACGGGCGAGACATACTCCTTTTGTTGTCGAGCAGAGTAGAAGGCCAACTGCCAGCGGACGACCGCAGGCCATCCGCCTCTGGCGAAGGCGGTGCGAATTAAGGATGCGTCACGCGGGTCGTCAAAAGCAGAAAATAACTTCGCCGCAGCGTCTGCTGCGTCCCTATAGCTTCTCTTGCGGCGCAAGCATTCCATACGGCAATACAGAAGCGTGGGATTGAAAGGTGCGGCTTCGAGGCGAATCTTCAGGTCATCGAGAGCTTCATCGTATTCGCGGTGGTCCATAAAAATCCATCCGAGCCAAGGGGCGTGTTCAAGCGGCGCCATTTCGATTGCCTTCTTAGCTAACTCAATGGTTTCGGAGCGTCGATCCTCAACAAGCATTACATCGGCCCGGAACGCGTAAAATTCGCCGTTGCTTGGGTCGAGACTGATGGCCCGAAGGATTTCGCGGTCCGCATCCGCGGGGTTCCATCGGGCGATGAGATATGTGGCGGCCATAGCTCCGTGCGCTTCGGCAAGATTCGAATCGAGCGCGATTGCACGTGCAGAGGCTTCTTCTTCTAAAGGAAGTGCAACGCGGGGGTCAACTTCGCCGGCCACGACAGCTTTGCCGTAATAGTTCGCCAGGCCTGCCCAGGCCGCCGCGTAGTCGGGCTGAATCTCCGTGGCTTTCTGGAAATACGGCTCGGATTCAAGCTCTCTGTCGCTGTACCACAAGTACTTACCGCGAAGATAAGCATCGTGCGCCGCGGGATTGACATAGCGCTGAGTCATGGCAACAGGCGTCGCACTATCTAATTGTTTGGCGATCTCCTGAGCGGCTTCCCCGGCAAGCGCCGTGTCGCTTGTATCCCGATTGAAGCTTTGGGCCCAGATGTGGGAATCGGTGTCGGCACGAATCAGTTGCAAGGTCATGTGGACTTGGTCGCCCTTGCGCGCAATGGAACCCTCCACGATGCCCTCGACTCCGAGTTCCCGGGCGATCTCGGAGAGCGGACGATGGGCCCCCTTATACTGCATCACCGATGTGCGCGAGGTGATCCGGAGGGTCGAGTTGCGGGCGATCATGGTGGTCAGTTCGTCTGTCATGCCGGCGGCGAGATATTCCTGGCTGGTGTCGCCAGAGAGATTGTCGAGAGGAAGCACGGCAAGCGACCTGATGACTGGGGCCGTGCTGTTCAACCGATGTCTCGCCAGCAACAACGTGAACAGCAGCACGAGTGCAGAGGCAGCCGCGAGCCACAAAACCCGATGCGCATGGGTGCGCGCCGGCGCATGAATTGGCGCAGGTTGAACGATCGGGGAGGTTTCCAGCTCGCCTCTGGGAAGCTCTGGGACCCGCGGCTGAATAACCTGCGACTGGATAAGGACCGGAGCGATGAAACGGTAGCCAACTCCCGTCACCGTCTGAATGAACTTCGGCTCAGCCGGATCATCCCTTAGTGTCTGGCGCAGCTTTCGAATCGCCGTATTGATCCCGTGTTCGGTATCGACGAACACTTCGCTGGACCAGAGCCTCTCCGCGATCTCCGCCCGGCTCACCAGCTGGCCCTCCCTTGAAACCAGAAGGATCAGCAACTCCATCGGCTTGCGTTCCAGTCGCAGCGGTTGACTCTTGCGCAGCAGCTCAAATCTACCGCAGTCCAGCCGAAACTCCGAAAACTCGTAGACCATATCGGGCCCACGAGCGGTCGCAGAACTGGTCTCCGGACTGAACGCAGGATTAGACACGCTTGTCCTCGCCTTGGCAGACATCTATGGTATACGACGGAAATCTACAGATGGAAAAGACTTAGTGGTTCACCAAAACTTCACCTCGGCCTTCACCCTTACTCCATTGCTGCTTTGGTTCGCTGCCGCTAGTTTCGTCCTCAATCGGCCTCTTCAGCCGAGGAGGAGAAATCAAATGAAAACAACACATTGGAAGTGGATGAACGCGGCGCTGCTGGCTCTTACCCTTGTACCTGGCGCCCTGGCACAGTGCGGTCTGCCAGGCAAACCGATCAAACCTGCAGCGTGGCACCCGCTTTACGGAGCGCCCAGTCCGCACCTCATAAGAACTGGCTTTGAAGACTTCTTTGACCACGAACCGCAAATCGTCGGGATGTGGCACGTCGTCTTCACGGCGCAAACTCAGGGGAGCCAGAACACCCCCATTCCCGGTGGATTGGTCGTCGACAACTCGGTTGTGGTCTGGCACAGCGACGGAACGGAGATCATGAACTCCGCGCGCGCGGCTCAGGACGGAAACTTCTGTCTAGGAGTCTGGAAACATAC
Encoded here:
- a CDS encoding TadE/TadG family type IV pilus assembly protein, translating into MTFTPKFVRRNEGSSLIEVALILPVMILMLIAVVDFGVILHQDLLVADSARSAAEAATTFPWANNLNYTKSVGTSSASGIPDIALMLPNIASAPQVALKSSVRAIPPVARTGSLISTSKSLPLPSFHSFSPSKACRLHIR
- a CDS encoding TlpA family protein disulfide reductase; the protein is MKKLLTLAITIAIAGFALTAGAKPVPDLKFQDLTGHIQKLSDLRGSITVVSFWATWCGPCKEELPRLSTLKQRYANKGIRFIAISADDSKTRSKISPYIQEQNLSLEVWTGADIGTLDRLALGNALPSTIILDKDGTPIGRIMGEARETDVTTYIDWLLSDRSTPAPPSTIKRL
- a CDS encoding EAL domain-containing protein; this encodes MTQSDLHVSQANLQSAKRLMTRRVLFRVATRTAILLGATALGMVTGSLLGVRVALNFMQHSLRSYAVDRLGEVDDYSAEALRVLAKMNASSLPRCSEAELGSFRRLLMNDTHYLKDIGRMSGGRLECSAMIDRSSLPEYEFQPAFDGSDNSKIYINVEPLRVGPWTAIVMRIQDSYVAFDPYPRKAGPPGRVFTITMRTAPAGRSPYLGGDRFPVTKDLLKENVDRRDANNLYSTQCSDHYPPCVTASMNIHTAILEQSRQVRVWVIIGGLSGLCLGLVYMLLIKQEKGIERQLRRAIRQNRLRVVYQPLVDLVSMKVVGAEALVRWTDEDGLVISPQVFIQIAEQRGFVNLITAWVVRQVIADFGPCFHRNKDFFINVNVAASDLSDTALLPMLEASLRAAGASPRNLVIEITEGATVRHRVAMEAVAQLRGRGYRVFIDDFGTGYSSLAYLKDLTVDGIKIDKAFTQTIGTDSVTVGILPQILAMGEVLKLTVVAEGIETQAQCAYYRARGLPLLAQGWLFGHAVTLEEFHDRWLVSEKPLINTCSVGETTVR
- a CDS encoding winged helix-turn-helix domain-containing tetratricopeptide repeat protein, with protein sequence MVYEFSEFRLDCGRFELLRKSQPLRLERKPMELLILLVSREGQLVSRAEIAERLWSSEVFVDTEHGINTAIRKLRQTLRDDPAEPKFIQTVTGVGYRFIAPVLIQSQVIQPRVPELPRGELETSPIVQPAPIHAPARTHAHRVLWLAAASALVLLFTLLLARHRLNSTAPVIRSLAVLPLDNLSGDTSQEYLAAGMTDELTTMIARNSTLRITSRTSVMQYKGAHRPLSEIARELGVEGIVEGSIARKGDQVHMTLQLIRADTDSHIWAQSFNRDTSDTALAGEAAQEIAKQLDSATPVAMTQRYVNPAAHDAYLRGKYLWYSDRELESEPYFQKATEIQPDYAAAWAGLANYYGKAVVAGEVDPRVALPLEEEASARAIALDSNLAEAHGAMAATYLIARWNPADADREILRAISLDPSNGEFYAFRADVMLVEDRRSETIELAKKAIEMAPLEHAPWLGWIFMDHREYDEALDDLKIRLEAAPFNPTLLYCRMECLRRKRSYRDAADAAAKLFSAFDDPRDASLIRTAFARGGWPAVVRWQLAFYSARQQKEYVSPVALATYHAELGEKEPTLSMLEEAFRLHDFGLLMIATDPAFDFLQSEPRFQSLVQKIGLPVTSIASRTVTRRPIDSDLTARKIDSK